From Arachis stenosperma cultivar V10309 chromosome 2, arast.V10309.gnm1.PFL2, whole genome shotgun sequence, one genomic window encodes:
- the LOC130961333 gene encoding putative disease resistance RPP13-like protein 1 isoform X1 yields MVAELVGGAFLSSFFNVLFDRLSDDKFVKWIRGKKLDQNLLGRLETILNVVEAVLNDAEKKQITVNAVKRWLQNLQDAVYDADDLLDEITTKAAIQEDPGNFLSRIFNSQDKDMVVTRIEEIIARLEDIAKHKDILGLEKIAAKNMSGRIPSTSLVKKSDMFVGRDKERDAIVKLLLDDTNNGDLSVIPIVGMGGIGKTTLAKLVYNDVKVKQKFHVKAWVCVGEEEFDVLKMTKTVIEKTGSSCHSSDLDTVQNHLKDELAGKKFLIVIDDVWSSNREGWGSFLTPFECGSEGGHILVTTRLDPVASMVKTNHNQPLNLSFLHEEDCWLVFAKHAFFSTESRDCSALEIVGRKIVEKCKGLPLAVQTLGGLLRTKDHERDWIDVLNSKIWEFSEDESSILPALKISYHYLPSYLKRCFVYCSLFPKDYEFERDELVLLWMAEGLLQQPKGGSTLEEVGYKYFNDLASRSFFQHSNSLENSFVMHDLMHDLSIFYGGKFFSRTIELKTAYMHDACSRHLSYDRSMNALFSKILEACESLKNARTLLIFDKWHDSTEKFDPCGLLAQLKHVRVLSFKFFPLDTLPDSIGDLIHLRYLDLSGAPIMTLPNSMTNLYNLQTLKLSNCTRLEKLPINMQGLVNLRQLDVSYTPILVLPESLSKLYNLRTLKLTRCKGLKKLPSRMQDLINLRHLHIEYTNLEEMPKAMSKLKDLRILCHYIVGKHEENGIEELGELVNLQRSLSIEKLENVVDSSKAWKARMVDKKYITDLFLKWSSGEDSDIVDSQIEKDVLAKLEPHKDLKRLSLWGYRGTMFPDWVGQSSYHNMTKLELLGCRNCWVLPSLGQLPSLKRLEISRCEKLKMIGGSFYKDDGTHHHQETPFRSLKHLSFFYMPCWEEWESFECDEDDAPFPQLEHLSIVNCPKLRGDLPTFLPSLKSLWIEECEELGSYLPRAPMLCHLQIYGTKEARIRELPLSMLQTLSVDGGQPVEYVFDAMTHTQPTSLAELRILNCSSAISFPGDSLPPSLQELSIKDCKNVEFPMQQQQHESLTSLEIDNSCDSLTSFPLSAFPNLRSFIIARRENLTSLEELSQSQSLRELRVEECSKLENIRLPASLSRLFIIKCGLLGEGIERKDPNIWPSISHTPHIFVNGRSICNDSTS; encoded by the coding sequence AGGTGGCTTCAAAATCTTCAAGATGCTGTCTATGATGCTGATGACTTGTTGGATGAAATTACCACCAAAGCTGCCATTCAAGAGGATCCAGGTAACTTCCTGTCTCGTATCTTCAATTCACAAGATAAGGATATGGTTGTTACTAGGATTGAAGAAATCATTGCTAGACTAGAGGATATTGCAAAACACAAAGATATCCTTGGTCTAGAAAAGATTGCAGCCAAGAATATGTCTGGGAGGATTCCATCAACCTCACTAGTTAAAAAATCTGATATGTTTGTTGGGAGGGACAAAGAGAGGGATGCTATAGTGAAATTGTTGTTAGATGATACTAACAATGGTGATTTGTCTGTGATTCCCATAGTAGGCATGGGTGGGATAGGCAAAACTACTCTGGCAAAATTGGTTTATAATGATGTCAAAGTGAAGCAAAAATTTCATGTTAAAGCATGGGTTTGTGTTGGTGAGGAAGAATTTGATGTTCTTAAGATGACAAAGACTGTGATAGAGAAAACTGGTAGTTCTTGTCACTCAAGTGATTTAGATACAGTCCAAAATCATTTGAAGGATGAGCTAGCAGGGAAGAAATTCTTGATTGTTATAGATGATGTATGGAGCAGTAATCGTGAGGGTTGGGGAAGTTTCTTAACTCCTTTTGAATGTGGAAGTGAGGGAGGTCATATCCTTGTAACAACCCGTCTTGATCCGGTTGCTTCTATGGTGAAAACTAATCATAATCAACCTCTCAATTTGAGTTTCTTGCATGAGGAAGATTGTTGGCTAGTGTTTGCAAAACATGCATTTTTTTCTACTGAATCTAGAGACTGTTCAGCTTTAGAAATTGTTGGCAGAAAAATTGTTGAAAAGTGTAAAGGGTTACCATTGGCTGTTCAAACACTTGGGGGATTATTAAGAACAAAAGATCATGAAAGGGATTGGATTGATGTTTTGAATAGCAAAATTTGGGAGTTTTCTGAAGATgagagtagcattcttcctgccttaaaaattagttatcattACCTCCCTTCATACTTAAAACGTTGCTTTGTTTATTGTTCTTTATTCCCAAAAGACTACGAATTCGAAAGAGATGAACTGGTGTTATTATGGATGGCAGAAGGTCTTTTGCAGCAACCAAAGGGCGGCAGCACTTTAGAAGAAGTTggttataaatattttaacgATTTGGCTTCAAGATCATTTTTTCAACATTCTAACTCTCTTGAAAATTCATTTGTGATGCATGATCTCATGCATGATTTATCGATATTCTATGGTGGGAAGTTCTTTTCTAGAACCATTGAACTCAAAACTGCATATATGCATGATGCTTGTTCTCGTCATCTTTCATATGATCGTAGCATGAATGCTTTGTTCTCAAAGATATTGGAAGCATGTGAAAGCTTAAAAAATGCAAGGACATTGCTGATATTTGATAAATGGCATGATTCCACAGAGAAATTTGATCCTTGTGGCTTACTTGCACAGTTGAAGCATGTAAGAGTtttgtcatttaaattcttTCCACTTGATACATTGCCTGATTCAATAGGTGATTTGATCCATTTGCGTTATTTGGATCTCTCTGGTGCACCTATCATGACATTGCCCAACTCAATGACTAACTTGTACAATTTACAAACATTGAAGTTGAGTAATTGTACAAGACTAGAAAAGCTTCCAATCAACATGCAGGGTCTAGTAAATTTGCGTCAATTGGATGTCTCTTATACGCCTATTTTGGTATTGCCCGAATCATTGAGCAAATTGTACAATTTACGTACACTGAAGTTGACCAGGTGTAAAGGACTAAAAAAGCTTCCAAGCAGGATGCAAGATCTTATAAATCTACGCCATCTCCATATTGAATATACTAATTTAGAAGAGATGCCAAAAGCGATGAGCAAATTGAAAGACTTGCGGATTTTATGTCactacattgttggaaagcatGAAGAGAATGGGATAGAGGAATTGGGAGAACTTGTAAATCTTCAACGGTCACTCAGTATTGAGAAATTAGAGAATGTGGTTGATAGCAGTAAAGCTTGGAAGGCAAGGATGGTTGATAAGAAATACATCACTGATTTATTCTTGAAGTGGTCATCAGGTGAAGATAGTGATATTGTTGATTCCCAAATCGAAAAAGATGTACTTGCCAAATTAGAACCTCACAAAGACTTGAAGAGGCTAAGCTTATGGGGTTACAGAGGTACCATGTTTCCGGATTGGGTAGGGCAGTCTTCGTACCACAACATGACTAAGTTGGAGCTGTTGGGATGCAGGAATTGTTGGGTGCTTCCTTCACTTGGACAGTTACCCTCTCTAAAGAGATTGGAGATTTCACGATGTGAGAAGCTGAAGATGATTGGTGGCTCATTCTATAAGGATGATGgaactcatcatcatcaggagACACCCTTCCGATCCCTTAAACATCTCTCATTTTTTTACATGCCTTGCTGGGAGGAATGGGAGTCATTTGAATGTGACGAAGATGATGCACCATTTCCTCAACTTGAGCATCTTTCGATAGTGAACTGTCCCAAGTTAAGAGGAGATCTCCCCACTTTCCTTCCGTCTTTGAAATCACTTTGGATTGAAGAATGCGAGGAGCTTGGTAGTTATCTGCCAAGAGCTCCCATGTTATGCCATTTACAAATATACGGCACAAAGGAAGCAAGAATTCGGGAGCTACCACTTTCGATGTTGCAAACTCTATCCGTTGATGGAGGGCAGCCAGTGGAGTATGTGTTTGATGCCATGACTCACACCCAACCAACCTCTCTCGCAGAGTTAAGAATCTTAAACTGCTCATCAGCCATATCATTTCCAGGGGATTCTCTGCCCCCTTCATTGCAAGAGCTATCAATCAAGGATTGCAAGAATGTGGAATTCCCAATGCAACAGCAACAACATGAGTCACTAACGAGTCTTGAAATAGACAACAGCTGTGATTCACTTACATCCTTCCCATTGTCAGCGTTCCCAAATCTCAGGTCCTTCATAATCGCAAGACGTGAAAATTTGACATCTCTAGAGGAGCTGTCACAATCACAGTCCCTTCGAGAATTACGGGTTGAAGAATGTTCTAAGCTGGAGAACATAAGGTTGCCTGCCTCTTTAAGTCGACTCTTCATTATTAAATGTGGGTTGTTGGGTGAAGGCATAGAGAGGAAGGATCCCAACATTTGGCCATCCATTTCCCACACCCCCCACATTTTTGTTAATGGGAGATCGATTTGCAATGACTCAACATCTTAA
- the LOC130961333 gene encoding putative disease resistance RPP13-like protein 1 isoform X2 — translation MVVTRIEEIIARLEDIAKHKDILGLEKIAAKNMSGRIPSTSLVKKSDMFVGRDKERDAIVKLLLDDTNNGDLSVIPIVGMGGIGKTTLAKLVYNDVKVKQKFHVKAWVCVGEEEFDVLKMTKTVIEKTGSSCHSSDLDTVQNHLKDELAGKKFLIVIDDVWSSNREGWGSFLTPFECGSEGGHILVTTRLDPVASMVKTNHNQPLNLSFLHEEDCWLVFAKHAFFSTESRDCSALEIVGRKIVEKCKGLPLAVQTLGGLLRTKDHERDWIDVLNSKIWEFSEDESSILPALKISYHYLPSYLKRCFVYCSLFPKDYEFERDELVLLWMAEGLLQQPKGGSTLEEVGYKYFNDLASRSFFQHSNSLENSFVMHDLMHDLSIFYGGKFFSRTIELKTAYMHDACSRHLSYDRSMNALFSKILEACESLKNARTLLIFDKWHDSTEKFDPCGLLAQLKHVRVLSFKFFPLDTLPDSIGDLIHLRYLDLSGAPIMTLPNSMTNLYNLQTLKLSNCTRLEKLPINMQGLVNLRQLDVSYTPILVLPESLSKLYNLRTLKLTRCKGLKKLPSRMQDLINLRHLHIEYTNLEEMPKAMSKLKDLRILCHYIVGKHEENGIEELGELVNLQRSLSIEKLENVVDSSKAWKARMVDKKYITDLFLKWSSGEDSDIVDSQIEKDVLAKLEPHKDLKRLSLWGYRGTMFPDWVGQSSYHNMTKLELLGCRNCWVLPSLGQLPSLKRLEISRCEKLKMIGGSFYKDDGTHHHQETPFRSLKHLSFFYMPCWEEWESFECDEDDAPFPQLEHLSIVNCPKLRGDLPTFLPSLKSLWIEECEELGSYLPRAPMLCHLQIYGTKEARIRELPLSMLQTLSVDGGQPVEYVFDAMTHTQPTSLAELRILNCSSAISFPGDSLPPSLQELSIKDCKNVEFPMQQQQHESLTSLEIDNSCDSLTSFPLSAFPNLRSFIIARRENLTSLEELSQSQSLRELRVEECSKLENIRLPASLSRLFIIKCGLLGEGIERKDPNIWPSISHTPHIFVNGRSICNDSTS, via the coding sequence ATGGTTGTTACTAGGATTGAAGAAATCATTGCTAGACTAGAGGATATTGCAAAACACAAAGATATCCTTGGTCTAGAAAAGATTGCAGCCAAGAATATGTCTGGGAGGATTCCATCAACCTCACTAGTTAAAAAATCTGATATGTTTGTTGGGAGGGACAAAGAGAGGGATGCTATAGTGAAATTGTTGTTAGATGATACTAACAATGGTGATTTGTCTGTGATTCCCATAGTAGGCATGGGTGGGATAGGCAAAACTACTCTGGCAAAATTGGTTTATAATGATGTCAAAGTGAAGCAAAAATTTCATGTTAAAGCATGGGTTTGTGTTGGTGAGGAAGAATTTGATGTTCTTAAGATGACAAAGACTGTGATAGAGAAAACTGGTAGTTCTTGTCACTCAAGTGATTTAGATACAGTCCAAAATCATTTGAAGGATGAGCTAGCAGGGAAGAAATTCTTGATTGTTATAGATGATGTATGGAGCAGTAATCGTGAGGGTTGGGGAAGTTTCTTAACTCCTTTTGAATGTGGAAGTGAGGGAGGTCATATCCTTGTAACAACCCGTCTTGATCCGGTTGCTTCTATGGTGAAAACTAATCATAATCAACCTCTCAATTTGAGTTTCTTGCATGAGGAAGATTGTTGGCTAGTGTTTGCAAAACATGCATTTTTTTCTACTGAATCTAGAGACTGTTCAGCTTTAGAAATTGTTGGCAGAAAAATTGTTGAAAAGTGTAAAGGGTTACCATTGGCTGTTCAAACACTTGGGGGATTATTAAGAACAAAAGATCATGAAAGGGATTGGATTGATGTTTTGAATAGCAAAATTTGGGAGTTTTCTGAAGATgagagtagcattcttcctgccttaaaaattagttatcattACCTCCCTTCATACTTAAAACGTTGCTTTGTTTATTGTTCTTTATTCCCAAAAGACTACGAATTCGAAAGAGATGAACTGGTGTTATTATGGATGGCAGAAGGTCTTTTGCAGCAACCAAAGGGCGGCAGCACTTTAGAAGAAGTTggttataaatattttaacgATTTGGCTTCAAGATCATTTTTTCAACATTCTAACTCTCTTGAAAATTCATTTGTGATGCATGATCTCATGCATGATTTATCGATATTCTATGGTGGGAAGTTCTTTTCTAGAACCATTGAACTCAAAACTGCATATATGCATGATGCTTGTTCTCGTCATCTTTCATATGATCGTAGCATGAATGCTTTGTTCTCAAAGATATTGGAAGCATGTGAAAGCTTAAAAAATGCAAGGACATTGCTGATATTTGATAAATGGCATGATTCCACAGAGAAATTTGATCCTTGTGGCTTACTTGCACAGTTGAAGCATGTAAGAGTtttgtcatttaaattcttTCCACTTGATACATTGCCTGATTCAATAGGTGATTTGATCCATTTGCGTTATTTGGATCTCTCTGGTGCACCTATCATGACATTGCCCAACTCAATGACTAACTTGTACAATTTACAAACATTGAAGTTGAGTAATTGTACAAGACTAGAAAAGCTTCCAATCAACATGCAGGGTCTAGTAAATTTGCGTCAATTGGATGTCTCTTATACGCCTATTTTGGTATTGCCCGAATCATTGAGCAAATTGTACAATTTACGTACACTGAAGTTGACCAGGTGTAAAGGACTAAAAAAGCTTCCAAGCAGGATGCAAGATCTTATAAATCTACGCCATCTCCATATTGAATATACTAATTTAGAAGAGATGCCAAAAGCGATGAGCAAATTGAAAGACTTGCGGATTTTATGTCactacattgttggaaagcatGAAGAGAATGGGATAGAGGAATTGGGAGAACTTGTAAATCTTCAACGGTCACTCAGTATTGAGAAATTAGAGAATGTGGTTGATAGCAGTAAAGCTTGGAAGGCAAGGATGGTTGATAAGAAATACATCACTGATTTATTCTTGAAGTGGTCATCAGGTGAAGATAGTGATATTGTTGATTCCCAAATCGAAAAAGATGTACTTGCCAAATTAGAACCTCACAAAGACTTGAAGAGGCTAAGCTTATGGGGTTACAGAGGTACCATGTTTCCGGATTGGGTAGGGCAGTCTTCGTACCACAACATGACTAAGTTGGAGCTGTTGGGATGCAGGAATTGTTGGGTGCTTCCTTCACTTGGACAGTTACCCTCTCTAAAGAGATTGGAGATTTCACGATGTGAGAAGCTGAAGATGATTGGTGGCTCATTCTATAAGGATGATGgaactcatcatcatcaggagACACCCTTCCGATCCCTTAAACATCTCTCATTTTTTTACATGCCTTGCTGGGAGGAATGGGAGTCATTTGAATGTGACGAAGATGATGCACCATTTCCTCAACTTGAGCATCTTTCGATAGTGAACTGTCCCAAGTTAAGAGGAGATCTCCCCACTTTCCTTCCGTCTTTGAAATCACTTTGGATTGAAGAATGCGAGGAGCTTGGTAGTTATCTGCCAAGAGCTCCCATGTTATGCCATTTACAAATATACGGCACAAAGGAAGCAAGAATTCGGGAGCTACCACTTTCGATGTTGCAAACTCTATCCGTTGATGGAGGGCAGCCAGTGGAGTATGTGTTTGATGCCATGACTCACACCCAACCAACCTCTCTCGCAGAGTTAAGAATCTTAAACTGCTCATCAGCCATATCATTTCCAGGGGATTCTCTGCCCCCTTCATTGCAAGAGCTATCAATCAAGGATTGCAAGAATGTGGAATTCCCAATGCAACAGCAACAACATGAGTCACTAACGAGTCTTGAAATAGACAACAGCTGTGATTCACTTACATCCTTCCCATTGTCAGCGTTCCCAAATCTCAGGTCCTTCATAATCGCAAGACGTGAAAATTTGACATCTCTAGAGGAGCTGTCACAATCACAGTCCCTTCGAGAATTACGGGTTGAAGAATGTTCTAAGCTGGAGAACATAAGGTTGCCTGCCTCTTTAAGTCGACTCTTCATTATTAAATGTGGGTTGTTGGGTGAAGGCATAGAGAGGAAGGATCCCAACATTTGGCCATCCATTTCCCACACCCCCCACATTTTTGTTAATGGGAGATCGATTTGCAATGACTCAACATCTTAA